TGCATCTGTATGAAATAAAACCCCTCTTTCATGAGCGATACCGGCTAACTCTTTTATCGGAAAAATAGCCCCTGTTTCGTTATTTGCCCACATTATGCTAACTAAGGCAGTTTTATCATCTATTGCATTTTTTAAATCATCTGGATTTATAAGCCCATCGCTATTTACATCAAGTCTTGTAACTTTTACACCAAGTCGCTCTAAAAACGAACAGGTATGCCCAACGGCAGGGTGCTCTACACTTGTAGTTATTATATGGTTTTTTTCGCCAGTTACTATCTTATCAAAATATATCCCTTTTAAAACCCAGTTATTGCTCTCGGTTGCACAAGATGTTATAACGATATCGTCCATATCACCTGCTCCTAAGCCATCATATAGCTGATCCATTGCTTTTCTAAGATATGGACTTATTTGGCTTCCATAGTCGTGAAGTGAATTTGGGTTTCCATATTTTTCACAGAAAAACGGCTGCATTGCTTCATAAGCTTCAGGGTCAACCATTGTCGTTGCGTTATTGTCTAAATATACCTTTTTCATATTGCTCCTTTTTAATTAGGACTAACTTTATCTTTTATGTAATTTTATAGCTAAAGTTTAAATTTTAGCTAAATTTAGAAAATTTAATCAAAATCTCATCTCTTTTGGAGAATTTATAAGTGAAAAAAACTCTTTTCTTGTTCTTGCATCGCTTATAAAACCACCACGAAGTGCTGAAGTTGTCGTAGTTGAGTTGATTTTTTCAACACCTCTCATCTCCATACACATATGCCTTGCTTCAACTACTACGCCTACGCCCCTTGGTTTGATAACTTCTTGTATGGCGTTTGCGATTTGTTCGGTAAGTTGTTCTTGAATTTGAAGTCTTCTTGCGAAAATATTTACCATTCTTGGAATTTTAGAAAGTCCTACAACCTTGCCATTTGGGATATAAGCCACATGAACTCTTCCTATTATTGGTAGCAAGTGATGCTCACACATACTATAAAACTCAATGTCTTTTATTAAAACCATTTCGTTATTTGTACTATCAAACAAAGCATCATTTAACACAGTTTTTGGGTCCATATCATACCCACTTGTTAGAAATTTCATCGCTTTATAGACTCTTTGTGGAGTTTTTTTTAGCCCATCACGGTCTGTATCTTCACCTAAAATTTCAAGCATCTGTCTTACTAAATTTTCAAATTTTTCTTGATTTTGCATTAAATTTCCTTAAATTTTGAGCAATATTATATCAAAAATGCTTTATTTGTAATAAATTTGCTTTTTTTATACAAAAATAAAGCTAAATTTAGATATATTAATAAATTAATTTCTAAAAAACAAAAGGAATATAATGGAAGTAAAAGCAAAATTAGTAGATTCAGCTAATGCTTTAGTGGATGTAAAAATAGCAAAAGATGCTATAGATAAAAAGGTTGACGAGATCGCTAAAAAAAGTGCTAAGCAAGTTAAAATGGCTGGTTTTAGACCAGGAAAAGTTCCAGTTAGCGTTGTTAAAAAAAGATATGCTAAAGAGCTAGAAAGCGATGCTAAACAAGACATTTTCAAAGAGGCTATAAATGATGGCTTAAAAGAGCTAGATAAAAAAGGTGAAGATATTTTAGGTGAGCCAACATTTGCTAAATTAGATGATAATGAAAATGGCATCGATGCATCAATTGAGATCTCTTTTAGACCTGAAATTGATACAAAAGGCTATGAGGAGAGCATTCCTGAGTACTCAACTCCAAAAGTTATGAAAAAAGAGATAGAAGAGAAGATAAATGAACTATTGCTTATGATCGCTCCATTAGAAAAAAGCGACAAAGAGGTTTTAGAAAAAGGCGATTTTGCTAAATTTGATTTTGAAGGCTTTGTTGATGGTGAAGCATTTGAGGGCGGTAAGGCTGAAAACTATAGCTTAGAAATCGGATCAAATCAGTTCATACCAGGATTTGAAGACGGTATGGTTGGCTTAAAAGTTGGTGAAGAAAAAGATATAAAAGTTACTTTTCCAGCTGAGTATGGAGCAGAGCATTTAGCAGGAAAAGATGCTATTTTTAAAGTAAAACTTCATGAAATTCAAAGCAAAAATCCAGCAAAAGAGCTTAATGATGAAACTCTTAAAAAACTTATGCCAGGTGATGAAAATATAACTATAGCTAAATTTGAAGATAGAGTAAAAGAGCAAATCAGAGCTGATAAATTTACAAAGCTTTTAAATGAAGAGTTAAAACCAAAATTTGTAGATGCTGTAGTAGAAAAG
The sequence above is a segment of the Campylobacter corcagiensis genome. Coding sequences within it:
- the folE gene encoding GTP cyclohydrolase I FolE is translated as MQNQEKFENLVRQMLEILGEDTDRDGLKKTPQRVYKAMKFLTSGYDMDPKTVLNDALFDSTNNEMVLIKDIEFYSMCEHHLLPIIGRVHVAYIPNGKVVGLSKIPRMVNIFARRLQIQEQLTEQIANAIQEVIKPRGVGVVVEARHMCMEMRGVEKINSTTTTSALRGGFISDARTRKEFFSLINSPKEMRF
- the tig gene encoding trigger factor, with translation MEVKAKLVDSANALVDVKIAKDAIDKKVDEIAKKSAKQVKMAGFRPGKVPVSVVKKRYAKELESDAKQDIFKEAINDGLKELDKKGEDILGEPTFAKLDDNENGIDASIEISFRPEIDTKGYEESIPEYSTPKVMKKEIEEKINELLLMIAPLEKSDKEVLEKGDFAKFDFEGFVDGEAFEGGKAENYSLEIGSNQFIPGFEDGMVGLKVGEEKDIKVTFPAEYGAEHLAGKDAIFKVKLHEIQSKNPAKELNDETLKKLMPGDENITIAKFEDRVKEQIRADKFTKLLNEELKPKFVDAVVEKLKFDLPKNIVEQEMDLQFRNSWNDFTKEDMEKFREDKDALANKREEFRPEAEKSVKLTFIVDELAKQRNVEVADQEVLQAVYMEAFQYGIDPKKHLESYKNQGILPAVKMALIEEKLFKDLFSKDKKEDKKETKEDSKGE